In one Streptomyces sp. NBC_00597 genomic region, the following are encoded:
- a CDS encoding AMP-binding protein yields MELKPSAHADTFARDHLPPPHAWPRLLFELPELAYPDRLNCGAELLDATIDRFGPDRPAFRSGSGEVWSYGGLRERVDRLAHVLAADLGVVPGNRVLLRGPTGPWLAACWLAVMKAGAVAVTVLAQQRAQELATVCAMARVQHALCHVGVLDDLVKAEVPGLRITPYGGEAPDDLLRLADRHEAPFRAVETSADDVALIAFTSGTTGRPKGCMHFHRDLLSVADTFSRNVLRPRPDDVFAGSPPLGFTFGLGGLVVFPLRAGACALLIDQAVPRRLLPALAEHRVTVLFTAPTAYRAMLDALGPYDVGAHDLSALRRCVSAGENLPAATWQAWYERTGLQIINGIGATELLHIFISAADEDIRPGTTGRVVPGWQARVVDGSGRPVADNEPGLLAVRGPVGCRYLADPRQEEYVRDGWNLTGDTYVRDPEGYFRYVARADDMIVSAGYNIAGPEVEEALMRHPDVVEAAVVGRPDERRGQIVVAYTVLRAGAALTEEALRAFMRAELAPHKCPRAFVFLPALPRTATGKLQRFRLRDARGDAQGVLPVGPPPDAASPG; encoded by the coding sequence TTGGAGCTCAAGCCTTCCGCCCACGCCGACACCTTCGCGCGCGACCATCTGCCGCCGCCGCACGCCTGGCCGCGGCTCCTGTTCGAGCTCCCCGAACTGGCCTACCCCGACCGGCTCAACTGCGGCGCCGAGCTGCTCGACGCCACCATCGACCGGTTCGGGCCCGACCGCCCCGCCTTCCGCAGCGGCTCAGGCGAGGTGTGGTCGTACGGCGGGCTGCGCGAGCGCGTGGACCGCCTCGCCCACGTACTCGCGGCCGACCTCGGTGTGGTCCCCGGCAACCGGGTGCTGCTGCGCGGACCCACCGGTCCCTGGCTCGCCGCGTGCTGGCTGGCGGTGATGAAGGCGGGCGCGGTGGCCGTGACCGTCCTCGCCCAGCAGCGGGCGCAGGAGCTGGCCACGGTCTGCGCGATGGCCCGGGTGCAGCACGCGCTGTGCCACGTGGGCGTGCTGGACGACCTGGTCAAGGCCGAGGTGCCCGGCCTGCGGATCACCCCGTACGGCGGCGAGGCGCCGGACGACCTGCTGCGGCTGGCCGACCGGCACGAGGCACCGTTCCGCGCCGTCGAGACCTCCGCCGACGACGTGGCGCTGATCGCCTTCACCTCGGGCACCACCGGCCGCCCCAAGGGCTGCATGCACTTCCACCGCGATCTGCTGTCCGTCGCCGACACCTTCTCCCGCAACGTCCTGCGCCCCCGCCCCGACGACGTCTTCGCGGGCAGTCCGCCGCTCGGCTTCACCTTCGGCCTCGGCGGCCTGGTCGTCTTCCCGCTGCGCGCCGGCGCCTGCGCCCTGCTGATCGACCAGGCGGTCCCGCGCCGCCTGCTGCCCGCGCTCGCCGAACACCGGGTCACGGTGCTGTTCACCGCGCCCACCGCGTACCGGGCGATGCTGGACGCCCTGGGCCCGTACGACGTGGGCGCCCACGACCTCTCGGCACTGCGCCGCTGCGTCTCGGCGGGCGAGAACCTCCCGGCGGCCACCTGGCAGGCCTGGTACGAGCGCACCGGGCTGCAGATCATCAACGGCATCGGCGCCACCGAACTGCTGCACATCTTCATCTCCGCGGCCGACGAGGACATCCGCCCGGGCACGACCGGCCGCGTGGTGCCGGGCTGGCAGGCGCGGGTGGTGGACGGCTCGGGGCGCCCGGTCGCGGACAACGAGCCGGGGCTGCTGGCCGTGCGCGGCCCGGTCGGCTGCCGTTACCTGGCGGATCCGCGGCAGGAGGAGTACGTGCGGGACGGCTGGAACCTGACCGGGGACACCTACGTCCGCGATCCGGAAGGCTACTTCCGGTACGTCGCCCGCGCCGACGACATGATCGTCTCGGCGGGCTACAACATTGCGGGCCCGGAAGTGGAGGAAGCCCTGATGCGCCACCCGGACGTGGTGGAGGCCGCGGTGGTGGGCCGCCCGGACGAGCGACGCGGGCAGATCGTGGTCGCGTACACCGTCCTGCGGGCCGGCGCCGCGCTGACCGAGGAGGCCCTGCGGGCGTTCATGCGGGCGGAACTGGCTCCGCACAAGTGCCCCCGCGCCTTCGTCTTCCTCCCCGCGCTCCCGCGGACCGCGACCGGGAAACTGCAGCGGTTCCGGCTGCGCGACGCAAGGGGCGACGCACAGGGCGTCCTGCCGGTCGGCCCGCCTCCGGACGCCGCGAGCCCGGGCTGA
- a CDS encoding RidA family protein has protein sequence MSRERSDIERINPAELSPPTGFSHAVAASGSRLVFLAGQTALDSSGKVVGDALPEQFERALSNLLAALAASGGAPADLARVTVYTVDVGAYRLHASELGSIWRRLAGRDYPAMAVIGVVRLWDEPALVELDGIAVLPSPAP, from the coding sequence GTGAGCCGTGAGCGCAGCGACATCGAGCGGATCAACCCGGCCGAGCTCTCGCCGCCGACGGGCTTCTCGCACGCGGTGGCCGCGAGCGGTTCCCGGCTGGTGTTCCTGGCGGGCCAGACCGCGCTGGACTCCTCGGGCAAGGTGGTGGGGGACGCCCTGCCCGAGCAATTCGAACGTGCGCTGTCCAACCTCCTGGCGGCCCTTGCCGCGTCGGGCGGCGCCCCGGCGGACCTGGCCCGGGTGACGGTCTACACGGTCGACGTGGGCGCGTACCGCCTCCATGCGTCCGAACTCGGCAGCATCTGGCGCCGGCTGGCCGGTCGCGACTATCCGGCCATGGCGGTGATCGGGGTCGTCCGACTCTGGGACGAGCCCGCCCTGGTCGAACTGGACGGTATTGCCGTACTCCCCTCGCCAGCCCCTTGA
- a CDS encoding acyl-CoA dehydrogenase family protein: MTGFALGAEQEEWCGQLRALAADRLRPLAEKGEPGRVNRPLLAALGELGLLERVFTSGALELCMLRESLAYGCTEAETALALQGLGAHPVLRSGTPEQRAHWLPPVRAGRAVAAFALSEPGAGSDAAALALEAVPDGDGWRLGGEKCWISNAPEADFYTVFARTGEGPAAKGVTAFLVPADRPGLSGESLDMLSPHPIGRLVFDGVPVGPQDLLGEPGRGFRVAMDTLNRFRPSVGAFAVGMARAALDATLAHTAARRAFGGVLADLQAVGHRVADMATRTEAARLLVYAAAGAYDAGSPDVPRRSAMAKLLATETAQYVVDHAVQLHGAVALQRGHLLEHLYREVRAPRIYEGASEVQRTIIAKELYR; the protein is encoded by the coding sequence ATGACCGGATTCGCGCTCGGGGCGGAACAAGAGGAGTGGTGCGGGCAACTGCGCGCGCTGGCGGCGGACCGGCTGCGGCCGCTCGCGGAGAAGGGGGAGCCGGGCCGGGTCAACCGCCCGCTGCTCGCGGCACTGGGGGAGTTGGGTCTGCTGGAGCGGGTCTTCACCTCGGGAGCGCTGGAGCTGTGCATGCTGCGCGAATCCCTCGCGTACGGGTGCACGGAAGCGGAGACGGCCCTCGCCCTCCAGGGTCTGGGGGCGCATCCGGTGCTCCGCTCGGGCACGCCGGAGCAGCGGGCGCACTGGCTGCCCCCGGTACGGGCCGGGCGGGCGGTGGCGGCCTTCGCGCTGAGCGAGCCGGGGGCGGGCTCGGACGCGGCGGCGCTGGCGCTGGAGGCCGTCCCGGACGGGGACGGCTGGCGGCTCGGCGGCGAGAAGTGCTGGATCTCCAACGCGCCCGAGGCGGACTTCTACACGGTGTTCGCCCGCACGGGCGAGGGGCCGGCCGCCAAGGGGGTCACCGCCTTCCTGGTCCCGGCCGACCGTCCGGGCCTGTCGGGCGAATCCTTGGACATGCTCTCCCCGCACCCCATCGGCCGACTGGTCTTCGACGGGGTCCCGGTCGGCCCGCAGGACCTGCTCGGAGAGCCCGGCCGGGGGTTCCGGGTCGCGATGGACACCCTGAACCGGTTCCGGCCGAGCGTGGGCGCCTTCGCCGTCGGCATGGCCCGGGCCGCACTGGACGCGACCCTGGCGCACACGGCGGCGCGGCGCGCGTTCGGAGGAGTACTGGCCGACCTCCAGGCGGTGGGCCACCGGGTGGCCGACATGGCCACCCGTACCGAGGCGGCCCGGCTGCTGGTCTACGCGGCGGCGGGCGCCTACGACGCCGGCTCCCCGGACGTCCCGCGCCGCTCCGCCATGGCGAAACTGCTCGCGACGGAGACGGCCCAGTACGTGGTGGACCACGCGGTCCAGCTGCACGGAGCCGTCGCCCTCCAGCGCGGCCACCTGCTGGAGCACCTGTACCGGGAGGTCCGGGCGCCGCGGATCTACGAGGGTGCCAGCGAGGTGCAGCGCACGATCATCGCGAAGGAGCTCTACCGGTGA
- a CDS encoding PaaX family transcriptional regulator C-terminal domain-containing protein, with product MVEQHTPRSLIVTFYGAYGRAFAGPVPVSALVRLLGAACVDAPSVRSSVSRLKRRGFLLPARAADGSAGYELSAEARQLLDDGDRRIYGDRDAHPAGEWLLAVFSVPEQERHKRHLLRSRLARLGFGAVAPGVWIAPAHLYDETGHTLDRLHLTPYVELFRGGHLGFAPTAEAVARWWDLTSLAKQHEEFLDRHEPVLRALQSGPAPAPEEAYRGYLLALDTWRRLPYADPGLPRELLPADWPGDRAAAVFAELHSRLRDIGAGFAEP from the coding sequence GTGGTCGAGCAGCACACTCCGCGATCCCTGATCGTCACGTTCTACGGCGCCTACGGGCGGGCCTTCGCCGGCCCGGTCCCGGTGTCGGCGCTGGTCCGCCTGCTGGGCGCGGCCTGCGTGGACGCCCCGTCGGTCCGCTCGTCGGTGTCCCGGCTGAAGCGGCGCGGCTTCCTGCTGCCCGCGCGCGCCGCGGACGGCTCCGCGGGGTACGAGCTCTCCGCGGAGGCACGGCAGCTGCTGGACGACGGCGACCGGCGGATCTACGGGGACCGCGACGCACATCCGGCGGGCGAATGGCTGCTGGCGGTGTTCTCCGTGCCGGAGCAGGAGCGGCACAAGCGGCACCTGCTGCGCTCGCGGCTCGCCCGCCTGGGCTTCGGCGCGGTGGCGCCGGGGGTGTGGATCGCCCCGGCCCACCTGTACGACGAGACCGGGCACACCCTGGACCGGCTGCACCTGACGCCGTACGTGGAACTGTTCCGCGGCGGCCACCTCGGCTTCGCCCCGACCGCCGAAGCGGTGGCCCGGTGGTGGGACCTGACCTCGCTGGCCAAACAGCACGAGGAGTTCCTCGACCGGCACGAGCCGGTGCTGCGGGCCCTGCAGTCGGGCCCGGCCCCCGCCCCGGAGGAGGCCTACCGCGGCTACCTGCTCGCCCTGGACACCTGGCGGCGCCTGCCGTACGCCGACCCGGGCCTGCCGCGGGAGCTGCTGCCCGCGGACTGGCCGGGAGACCGGGCGGCGGCCGTCTTCGCCGAACTGCACTCCCGGCTACGGGACATCGGCGCGGGGTTCGCGGAACCGTAG
- a CDS encoding GNAT family N-acetyltransferase has protein sequence MTWTFTHDLAAYLAAAGPALAAEPVANTTLLTVTDALERRGTDAYGSAEPFFGWWTAADGNVSGALLCTPPYPLLIGAMPQEAVRALGAALAAEPLLAGVDALNARRHDAQALAAAWGRRSEVTEENRLYRLAGLLTPDPAPAGRARTAVEDDLPLLLDWAGAFKRETREPGGPSEAFLRDRLAYGGMLLWEDAGTPVSMAGFFRAIGSVSRVGPVYTPPQLRGRGYAAGVTHAVSEAAYAAGASEVLLFTDLANPTSNGIYRRLGYTPVEDRVEVAAV, from the coding sequence ATGACGTGGACCTTCACCCATGACCTGGCGGCCTATCTGGCCGCGGCGGGCCCGGCCCTGGCCGCCGAGCCCGTCGCCAACACCACCCTGTTGACCGTGACCGACGCGCTGGAGCGGCGCGGTACGGACGCGTACGGATCCGCCGAGCCGTTCTTCGGCTGGTGGACCGCCGCCGACGGGAACGTCTCCGGCGCGCTGCTGTGCACCCCGCCGTATCCGCTGCTGATCGGAGCGATGCCGCAGGAGGCCGTCCGCGCGCTGGGGGCGGCGCTCGCCGCCGAGCCGCTGCTCGCCGGGGTGGACGCGCTGAACGCCCGCCGCCACGACGCGCAGGCGCTGGCCGCGGCCTGGGGCAGGCGCAGCGAGGTCACCGAAGAGAACCGGCTGTACCGGCTCGCCGGACTCCTCACCCCTGATCCCGCGCCGGCCGGGCGGGCCCGGACCGCGGTCGAGGACGACCTCCCGCTGCTGCTGGACTGGGCCGGCGCCTTCAAGCGGGAGACCCGGGAGCCGGGCGGCCCCTCCGAGGCCTTCCTGCGCGACCGGCTCGCGTACGGGGGCATGCTGCTCTGGGAAGACGCCGGGACACCGGTGTCGATGGCCGGGTTCTTCCGCGCCATCGGCTCGGTGTCCCGGGTCGGCCCGGTGTACACCCCGCCGCAGCTGCGCGGTCGGGGGTACGCCGCCGGGGTCACGCACGCGGTGAGCGAAGCGGCGTACGCGGCCGGCGCCTCGGAGGTGCTGCTCTTCACGGACCTGGCCAACCCGACCAGCAACGGCATCTACCGGCGCCTGGGCTACACCCCGGTCGAGGACCGCGTCGAGGTGGCCGCCGTATGA
- a CDS encoding bifunctional salicylyl-CoA 5-hydroxylase/oxidoreductase, translated as MSAGTEPAGSSRPALRVAVVGGGPGGLYAAALLARQGHTVEVWERGAPEDTFGFGVVLSDETLGGIERADTVVYAALSAEFVRWDDIDVVHRGRLLTSGGHGFAALGRRRLLEILHERCAGLGVKLRFRTAAPAAEVLAASYDLVIAADGVHSATRQSGAAHFRPTLTSGRCRYIWLAADFAFDAFRFEIAETEHGVMQLHAYPYSADGSTVIVEMHEQVWRAAGLDLCDEAESAARCAKIFGEALSGRPLHGNRSAWTEFRTVVNERWSHGNVVLLGDAAHTAHFSIGSGTKLAVEDALALAEAVAAEPDVPAALAAYESARRPAVASTQRAAAASMRWFEELAGYVDQPARQFAFNLLTRSRRVTHDNLRLRDERFTRAVERDFGCPDEHTPPMFTPLKLRGLTLRNRVVVSPMDMYSAADGDGTPGDFHLVHLGARALGGAALVMTEMVCVSPGGRITPGCTGLYTAEQAAAWTRIADFVHTAAPGTALGVQLGHSGRKGSTRLMWEGMDDPLPEGNWPVAAASELPYRPGVSAVPRALTVEDLASIRSDFAAAAVRAAGCGFDLLELHCAHGYLLSGFLSPLTNHRTDAYGGPLENRLRFPLEVFDAVRAVWPDDRPMTVRISATDWAPGGTSAQDAVDIAAAFAAHGADAIDVSTGQVVADETPEYGRSYQTPYADRIRNALGVPVIAVGAISSWDDVNSLLLAGRADLCAVGRPHLYDPHWTLHAAADQSYEGPAAPWPAPYRAGSRKPPAGRG; from the coding sequence ATGTCCGCGGGCACCGAGCCGGCCGGCAGCTCCCGGCCCGCCCTGCGGGTCGCCGTCGTCGGCGGCGGCCCGGGCGGCCTGTACGCCGCCGCACTGCTGGCCCGCCAGGGCCACACCGTCGAGGTCTGGGAACGGGGCGCCCCCGAGGACACCTTCGGCTTCGGCGTGGTGCTCTCCGACGAGACCCTCGGCGGCATCGAACGGGCCGACACCGTCGTCTACGCCGCCCTCAGCGCGGAGTTCGTCCGCTGGGACGACATCGACGTCGTTCACCGGGGCCGGCTGTTGACCTCCGGCGGCCACGGCTTCGCGGCCCTCGGCCGGCGCAGGCTGCTGGAGATCCTCCACGAACGCTGCGCCGGACTCGGGGTCAAGCTCCGCTTCCGCACCGCGGCGCCGGCCGCCGAGGTACTGGCGGCCTCGTACGACCTGGTCATCGCGGCCGACGGGGTCCACAGCGCCACCCGGCAGAGCGGCGCCGCGCACTTCCGCCCGACGCTGACGAGCGGACGATGCCGGTACATCTGGCTCGCCGCCGACTTCGCCTTCGACGCCTTCCGATTCGAGATCGCGGAGACCGAGCACGGCGTCATGCAGCTGCACGCCTACCCGTACTCCGCCGACGGCTCCACCGTGATCGTCGAGATGCACGAACAGGTGTGGCGGGCCGCCGGCCTCGACCTGTGCGACGAGGCCGAGTCGGCCGCCCGCTGCGCCAAGATCTTCGGCGAGGCCCTGAGCGGCCGGCCGCTGCACGGCAACCGCTCCGCCTGGACGGAGTTCCGCACGGTCGTCAACGAGCGGTGGTCGCACGGCAACGTGGTCCTGCTCGGCGACGCGGCCCACACCGCGCACTTCTCCATCGGCTCCGGTACCAAACTGGCCGTGGAGGACGCCCTCGCGCTCGCCGAAGCGGTGGCCGCGGAGCCGGACGTACCCGCCGCCCTGGCCGCGTACGAGAGCGCCCGGAGGCCGGCGGTCGCCTCGACCCAGCGGGCCGCCGCGGCCAGCATGCGCTGGTTCGAGGAACTCGCCGGGTACGTGGACCAGCCCGCCCGGCAGTTCGCCTTCAACCTGCTCACCCGCAGCCGCCGGGTGACCCACGACAACCTGCGGCTGCGCGACGAGCGGTTCACCCGGGCCGTGGAACGGGACTTCGGCTGCCCGGACGAGCACACCCCGCCGATGTTCACCCCGCTGAAGCTGCGCGGGCTGACCCTGCGCAACCGCGTCGTGGTCTCACCGATGGACATGTACTCGGCCGCCGACGGCGACGGGACGCCGGGGGACTTCCACCTCGTGCACCTGGGCGCGCGGGCCCTCGGCGGAGCCGCCCTGGTGATGACCGAGATGGTCTGCGTGTCCCCCGGGGGCCGGATCACCCCCGGCTGCACCGGCCTCTACACCGCCGAGCAGGCCGCGGCCTGGACCCGGATCGCGGACTTCGTCCACACCGCCGCGCCCGGCACCGCGCTCGGCGTCCAGCTCGGCCACTCGGGCCGCAAGGGCTCGACGCGGCTCATGTGGGAGGGCATGGACGACCCCCTTCCGGAGGGCAACTGGCCGGTGGCGGCCGCCTCCGAACTGCCCTACCGGCCGGGCGTCTCGGCCGTCCCGCGCGCCCTGACCGTGGAGGACCTCGCGTCGATCCGCTCCGATTTCGCGGCAGCCGCCGTACGGGCCGCCGGCTGCGGGTTCGACCTGCTGGAACTGCACTGCGCCCACGGCTACCTGCTGTCCGGGTTCCTGTCCCCGCTCACCAACCACCGCACCGACGCCTACGGAGGCCCGCTGGAGAACCGGCTCCGGTTCCCGCTGGAGGTCTTCGACGCCGTCCGCGCCGTCTGGCCCGACGACCGCCCCATGACCGTCCGCATCTCGGCCACCGACTGGGCCCCGGGCGGCACCTCCGCCCAGGACGCGGTGGACATCGCGGCCGCGTTCGCCGCGCACGGCGCCGACGCCATCGACGTGTCGACCGGCCAGGTGGTGGCGGACGAGACGCCCGAGTACGGGCGCTCGTACCAGACCCCGTACGCCGACCGGATCCGCAACGCCCTGGGCGTCCCGGTCATCGCCGTCGGCGCCATCTCCTCCTGGGACGACGTGAACTCCCTGCTGCTGGCGGGCCGCGCCGACCTCTGCGCCGTCGGCCGCCCCCACCTGTACGACCCGCACTGGACCCTGCACGCGGCCGCCGACCAGTCCTACGAAGGCCCGGCCGCGCCCTGGCCCGCCCCCTACCGGGCCGGCAGCCGCAAACCACCGGCCGGCCGCGGCTGA
- a CDS encoding enoyl-CoA hydratase family protein produces the protein MSPFIGSTAATERWRHLRVTRQDGVATVTLDRPEKLNALTFGAYADLRDLLAELSRERSVRALVLGGEGRGFCSGGDVDEIIGATLAMDTAQLLDFNRMTGQVVRALREAPFPVIAAVHGVAAGAGAVLALAADFRIADPTARFAFLFTRVGLSGGDMGAAYLLPRVVGLGHATRLLMLGEPVRAPEAERIGLLSEVTEEGKAGVRAAELAAHLATGPALAYAQTKALLTAELDMPLAASVELDANTQALLMNGRDYAEFHAAFTAKRPPEWEGR, from the coding sequence GTGAGCCCCTTCATCGGTTCCACAGCAGCGACCGAACGGTGGCGCCACCTGCGGGTGACCCGGCAGGACGGCGTGGCCACCGTCACCCTCGACCGCCCCGAGAAACTCAACGCCCTCACCTTCGGTGCCTACGCCGACCTGCGCGACCTGCTCGCCGAACTCTCCCGGGAGCGGTCCGTACGGGCCCTCGTGCTCGGCGGCGAGGGGCGCGGGTTCTGCTCCGGCGGGGACGTGGACGAGATCATCGGCGCCACCCTCGCCATGGACACCGCCCAGCTCCTCGACTTCAACCGGATGACCGGCCAGGTGGTGCGGGCCCTGCGCGAGGCCCCCTTCCCGGTGATCGCCGCCGTGCACGGGGTCGCCGCGGGCGCGGGCGCCGTCCTCGCCCTCGCCGCCGACTTCCGGATCGCCGACCCCACCGCCCGCTTCGCCTTCCTCTTCACCCGCGTCGGCCTCTCCGGCGGGGACATGGGCGCCGCGTACCTGCTGCCCCGCGTCGTCGGCCTCGGCCACGCCACCCGGCTACTGATGCTCGGAGAGCCCGTACGCGCCCCGGAGGCCGAGCGCATCGGCCTGCTCAGCGAGGTCACCGAGGAGGGCAAGGCCGGCGTACGGGCCGCCGAACTCGCCGCGCACCTCGCGACCGGCCCGGCCCTGGCGTACGCCCAGACCAAGGCGCTGCTGACTGCCGAGCTCGACATGCCGCTGGCCGCGTCGGTCGAGCTCGACGCCAACACCCAGGCCCTGCTGATGAACGGCCGGGACTACGCCGAATTCCACGCCGCCTTCACCGCGAAGCGGCCCCCGGAGTGGGAGGGCAGGTAG